In Plectropomus leopardus isolate mb chromosome 20, YSFRI_Pleo_2.0, whole genome shotgun sequence, one DNA window encodes the following:
- the LOC121960060 gene encoding arylsulfatase B-like, with translation MRNLTMVCSQFIAVLLLCFPGVFSAQQPHIVFILADDFGWYDVGYHSSEIRTPNLDKLSAGGVRLENYYVQPLCTPSRNQLMTGRYQIHTGMQHQIIWPCQPYCVPLDEKLLPQLMKEAGYATHMVGKWHLGMYKKDCLPTRRGFDTYFGYLTGSEDYFTHVRCHPISSLNVTRCALDLREGEEVATAFKGDYSTELFSQRATSIIDKHNPNKPLFLYMALQAVHAPLQVPERYVTPYSFIKDPHRRLYAGMVSAMDEAVGNITLALQQRGLWDNTILVFSTEILIMMFNAHRIAV, from the exons atgagaaacttgacAATGGTTTGTTCTCAGTTCATAGCTGTGCTCCTCCTGTGCTTTCCGGGCGTTTTTTCGGCCCAGCAGCCGCACATCGTCTTCATCCTGGCAGATGACTTCGGCTGGTATGATGTCGGCTACCACAGCTCAGAGATCAGAACCCCAAACCTGGACAAGCTGTCAGCCGGAGGAGTCCGCCTGGAGAACTACTATGTGCAGCCTCTGTGTACCCCCTCCAGGAACCAGCTCATGACCGGCAGGTACCAG ATCCACACAGGCATGCAGCACCAGATCATCTGGCCCTGTCAGCCGTACTGTGTGCCTCTGGATGAGAAACTGCTGCCCCAGCTGATGAAAGAGGCGGGGTACGCCACACACATGGTGGGCAAGTGGCACCTGGGCATGTACAAGAAGGACTGCCTGCCCACACGCCGCGGCTTTGACACGTACTTTG GCTACCTGACAGGCAGCGAGGATTACTTCACTCATGTCCGCTGTCATCCCATCTCCTCTCTGAACGTGACCCGCTGTGCATTAGACCTGCGGGAGGGAGAAGAGGTCGCCACTGCGTTTAAAGGAGACTACTCTACTGAGCTGTTCAGCCAGAGGGCCACCAGCATCATTGACAAACACAATCCCAACaag CCGCTCTTCCTCTACATGGCGTTGCAGGCGGTCCATGCACCCCTGCAGGTGCCGGAGCGCTACGTGACCCCCTACAGTTTTATCAAAGACCCCCATCGCAGGCTGTATGCCGGCATGGTGTCGGCCATGGACGAGGCAGTGGGCAACATCActctggctctgcagcagagaggactGTGGGACAACACAATCCTGGTATTCTCGACAG agATCCTCATCATGATGTTTAATGCACATAGAATAGcagtctga